tggatagaggATCGAGCCAGCTACAACAATCTCTTAAACCTAAGCCTCGTCTAGGGCAAGGCCCTTGCTCTATTCAATTctaaaggctgagagaggtgaggaagctgcagaagaataGTTGGAAGtgagcagaggttggttcatgaggtttaaggaaagaaaccgTCCCCATAACATGCAAGTGcgaggtgaagcagcaagtgctgatggagaagctgcagcaggtTACCCGGAAgctctagctaagatcattggtGAGCGTGACTACACTACAGAGCAGGTtctcaatgtagatgaaacagccttctattgaaaAAAGATGTCATCTAGAACTTTCATAACTCGAAAGGAGatgtcaatgcctggcttcaaagcttcaaaggggACAGGCTCTCTTGTTGGAGATTAATGTAGCTGGTGACTTTCAGCTGAAGCCTCTCCTCAATTACCATTTTGGAAattctagggcccttaagaatgatgctaaatcgACTCTGCCTGTGTTCTATGAATGAAGCAACAAAGCTAGATGACAGCACCTGTATATAGcttggtttactgaatattttaagcctagcATTGAGACTTACtgcttagaaaacaaaatattccttTGAACATTTCACTGCTCATCGTCCATACCACAGGAGCTGAGTGTTCTGGATCCTGGGTTGagggccaaaaaaaaattttttttttactactcgTTGACAATGCACCTGTTCATCCAcgggctctgatggagatgtaaaaaagagttaacattgttttcatgcctgctagcacagcatccattctgcagcccatggattaaGGAGTAACTTCAACATTCACTTCTTattcttcaataaatatattttatgagggCATAAGTGCAACACAGAGTGATTCCTcagatggatctgggcaaagtaagttgaaaatcttctggaaaagaCCACCAATCTACATGCcgttaagaacatttgtgattcatgggaggaggtcaaactATCAACATTCACAGGAgtctggaagaagttgattccaactttCATGAATGGCTTTGAGGgcttcaagacttcagtgaaggCAGCAACTGcaaatgtggtggaaatagcaggaAAACACAAATTAGAAGTGGAATAtgaagatgggactgaattgctgcaatctcatgagaaAGCTTGAACAgatgagttgcttcttatggatgagcaaagaaagtggtttcttgagatggcatctattcctggtgaagatactgcgaacattgttgaaatgacaacaaaggatttagactGTTATATAAACCTAGTtggtaaagcagcagcagggttgggGAGTCTtggctccaattttgaaagaagttctagtATGAGTAAAATGccatcaaacagcattgcatgctacagagaaagctttcatgaaaggaagagttcaTTGCTGCAGCGAACTTCATTGttgccttattttaagaaattgccacagctgcCTCCACCTTCAGCAACCGCCACCCCGATCAGTcaacagccatcaacatcaaggcaagacctcCACCAGCATAGAGATGATGActggcagaagacaggtgatggttagcatttttagcaatgaagtattttaaaattaaggtatgtacattgttttttagatATAACGTGATTCAGTGCACACCTAATAGACTAGAGCATCGTGTGAATATAACTtgtatatgcactgggaaatcaAAAATTTGCATGACTTGCTTTATTGGGGTGGTCTGGAACTCACCCATAATATCTCTGAGCTATGCCTATTGATGTCTCTTGGGGACAAAGAGAGGTGGGTGGGTCAGGGCAAGGGGCAAAGATGTCATCAGCTCTTCTGCTGGAACCTCAGGGAAGAATGTCAGGATGTTGCAGGACAAATCTGGGAGtgtgaccattttttttttttttttttttttttttgagacagagtcttgctctgtcgcccaggctggagtgcagtggcatgatcttggctcactgcaagctccgcctcccaggtttacgccattctcctgcctcagcctcctgagtagctgggactacatgtgaccgccaccatgcctggctaattttttgtattttttagtagagacagcgtttcaccgtgttagccaggatggtctcgatctcctgacctcgtgatccacctgcctcagcctcccaaagtgctgggattacaggcatgagccactacacccagaagtgtggctatttttaaaaaacacagtgcTGTGTTCTTTCCGGAAAGAGAAGACTTCAGTGGTCTGGCTTGAGACCCACAGGGCTCTGCAGACAGCCTGTGCTGTGGGGTCCTAAGCCGGATCCCcatctggtggcacatgccctcCCAAGGGTCCCCAGTGGCTTGGAGGTTTCAGAGACTCCCTTTGCTGCTGGAAGGAAGTCCATGCTCCCAGATGCTCATGGCCTGGGTCCTGAGGAATGCGCTCCTGGTCCCCGTTCTGCAGGTGTCACATGTGCATGGGGCTCCCAGGGGTCCTGGAGGGAGAGTTTGAAGACACGTGGGGCCAGGGTCTCCTCAGTGTGCTGGGACAGCAAGGACACGGCCCTTGGGGTGAGGAGACCCTCTGGACTTCCAGGACATGTATCCCCTGGGCCTTCAGGCACTGGAGGGTGGATGCCAGCCAGTCCTCCAGATTCCATGAATCCATGTTTTCTACCCACTGGTGGGACTGGGTGTGATCCCTTATTCCAGATCCCAAAAGGGTAGGAGCGGAAATCCGCCTTCTAATTCTTTTCTCACATGGGAGGCAAAAATCTCATCCAGCCCCTCTCCTGCTCAAAGCCCCCCATGGCTTCCAATTGCCTTAGCATCGACTGCAGCCTGGAACCAGGCCCTGGCTCTGCTCTCCACGCTCAGGTCACCCTCAAACCCCTGTGGGTTCCCACACTGTCATGTCCTCACCTCCAGGCCATTGTCCACACTGTTCCACCCACCAGGTACACCTGCCCTGGCCCTCCCCACCTTGCGTGGACCTGCCCAACTCTCCAGCTGCCCCCACCCGAGGCCCCGAGCTCCCTTCTGCAGAGTTGGAATCCTCAGGCTCTGCAACCAGCCTGTGCAGCTTCCAGGGACCAAACGGTGGCTGGGACGGTGAACCGCACTggtttcccctctcccctcttcctgTTGGCAGTGGAGCCCCCTCCCCTGAGTCTCTGCTGGGCTTAGAGTACCTTGACACAGGCGGCACTTCCCAGACCCCCCGTGGCTAAGTGCAGGCCCTCAGAACAGCACAGATGCAGTGGGTAGGCTTGGTCAAAGACAACAGCGGCTCTCTGTACCCTCTCTCGCCCCTCTGCTTGCTGGTGCTAAGTTCAACCCCACAGATGAGGACGGAGCCCAAGGGATGGCTCAGCACTGAGGTAAAAGAAACCCTGGTCTGCTACCCTCACTGGGACATGAGACTTGGGCTTCAAGCAGGCGGGGCCACCATGTGTGGCATCTCCACTGCAGCAGGTCAGCCTGTGCCCTGATGCAGAACCTTATTTGCATGGCAACCCAGCACCTCTCTCGGGCCCAAAACAATCACCACAACAATGAGACAATAACACTCCTATCTCCTGAATGCTGGCAGGGCTGGTGTAGGGCTGAGCTCCGCCTTCAGATTTTACCCCAGTCTTGCAACCACTGTAGGAGTTGCTTCAGGCTATTCTTGCCATCCCACTTTACAGCTAAGGAGACAGAGGCTCCTGGGTGAAATGACTTGGGTGGGTCCCTCCACTAGGTGGACGGAGCCTCCACGCTGACTCTAGGGCTGCTGCTCCTCGCTATGGGTGGGCACAGCCTCCAGACTCCGGGAAACCAGAGATTAGCGAATGATCgatcagaatgaatgaatgaatgagtggaaggtgggaagagagagagaacacacagGGGTCCACTCTGCCCCCTAGCTCACCTGCGTCCTGCCCTGGCTCCCCCTCTCCAGACCCTGCGACTCCTCCTGGGCCAGCCACCCCTGGGCTGATAGacattttgttgctgttgccGATGGTGGCGTCCTCGAGAAAGCACGATTTCATGTGGATTCTCTGGGCAGCTTCCCCCTCGGGGTGAGTTCCTGGACTGGGAATTCTTGCTTCAAACGAAGCTTCTGGGCCGGCAGCAGTGGCAGAGACTGTGGGTCAAAGGGAGAGAGGCctggagccaggagcagctggacAGTGGCCGGGAACCCTGACCCCCAGCCTGGTTCACCCTCCTCCCCAGACCTCCCACCAGTGCCCCACACCATCCCAGGAGCACAGCCTGTGCCTGCCCGCCACACCTCCGCCCGCCACACCTCCGCCCGCCACACCTCCGCCCGCCACACCTCCGCCCGCCACACCTCCGCTCGTGCTGTTGTGCTGTCTGGGAAGCGTCTTTCTGCCCCACTGATCCCGCAGTGGGTCTGCCCCACTGATCCCGCCCGGCTGATCTGGACGTCAGTGTCTTCCTCTGGGATTCAGCTCCTCTCTCCTCTGCTGCCTGCTTCCCACTGCGCTGGAACACTGGCCCCCACTTTTGGTTGAAATCTTATGGGGGCTCCCAGCCTGGCCCCAGCTCCTGCCATCTGGCTCTGCCCTTTCCCACCCAAACTTCTGAAGAATCATCCACACTGAGTCCCGCCTCCTCCACTCCCGAGACctcttctgctccctggctcccagAAACCACCCCCTCAAGGTTACCACCATCCCTCTCGCTGAACCCCACAGATGCTTCCCTGGTCTCCCCAGCCTGGCCCCTCTCTGGAGACTCCTTTCCCGGGGCCTCtgctttcctcctccctctctggcTTCTCTGCTGGTTCTTCTCCCCCAGCCCATCTCTGCATTCCCAGTGTGGGGAAGGCCTCTGCCTGGGGCCCTCTGGTCACTGCAGCCACAGCTCCTAGTACGGCACCTGTCTTCCATCCTCCCTAAACACCATTCCAGTCTCAAACCATTACCCTGCTCCAGTTGGCCCAGCCTCTGCTTCTctgctcattttacaaatgaggaaactgaggtttcctGCAGTGGGTAGTAGGGGATGGGGATCCAGAGTGCtagctttattttattcatttatttattgagatggagtctcactctgtcacccagactggagtgcagtggtgcgatctccgtttactgcaaactctgcctcccaggttcaagcaattctcctacctcagccttccgagtggctaggactacaggcgcacgccaccatgcccggttaatttttttttttttttttttttttgtatttttgatagagacggtttcaccatattggtcaggctggtcttgaactcctgacctcaggtgatccacccgctttggcttcccaaagtgctacgattacaggtgtgagctcccgcgcccagcctagagtgctAGCTTTAAAAGCCCCACCTGCTCTACTCTGGTTCAGCTGCCTGGTGGAAGGAAAGGAATTTCCCATCATGCTTCTCTTCCCAAAAAGATTCTGGCTCCAGTTCCTTCCAGTGAGGACCCACGGGGTGGCAGAGTTGGGTCTGGCCTCTAGATCCCAGTTACCTGGGGGGCTGCCAGGGGGGATGTGGGCAGGGCCCTCGGACGGGACGCCGTGAAGCCTCATCTCATTGCTGTGTCCCAGCTGCACCCGTCTCAGTATGGACCGCTCCATGTGGATGTCCTGGGGCCCCCAGGGATCAACTAGGGTCCCCCAAGTTGAGGAATCACCTGGTGCCATTGAAGGGAGGTGGTGTGGACCGGCGGAACCTGGCAGGGGACAGTGGCACAGCCTCACCAGAGATTACTGCAggcttcttcctttccctcaccaccacacgcaggcctgtcctcTGAATTCTTCCTGGACACCATCGAACTGGCGGCCAAAGACTTCAGGCTCTGGCTTAGAGAGCAAGAGGACCTGGCAGAATAGCTCATTTTGGGGCTCCCTGAGTTCTCAGGAGCGGGGCTGGTCCTGGGTGTTGCAGGGACACTCACAAACCCAAACAATGAGCTCCTTGTTCTGATTCCCAGTCACTCCCGAGCCTTCTGACCTCATGGGGACCAAGTCTTGTTTGGTGCCAACACCAAAGGCTCAGAGCCTCCCGCAGTGTTTTAACTGCCAGggacaacatttatttttatggtgtTTTTCATGATTTTCACTTAAACTAAtactataaaattgttttaaaataaatttttaaaaaggtgcacTACTCAACATTAATTAAATAATCAGACATGGGTATGGCCAGAATCAGGAAGGTGGGGCTCAGAAGATTAAAGCTAGGGGAACCATGATCTAGATTCTAGAACAAGGTTCCTCATTTCACAACTGAGGCTGACAGTGGGGAAAGGTTCTCCCAAGGTTACAGGGAGTGTCCCGACTTTGGGGCTGATGCTGTCACTCACAGGTGACAAGGCTGGGCTGACAGGTGGCTCTGTCCCCTCTTGCCACAGTGACCGGCACAGGGTAAGTGCTCAAAGTGCAACAACGCATTTCATCCAAACTAGGATGCCACAGGTGGTGAGATGCACCCCAGTTTCCAGCCTGTTAAAATGTGGGGGAAAGTAGCGTGTCTCGGAACAAATACTGTACTACAATAACCTCCCCTGTAGCATTCCGCGGAGGGAAAGGCAATTGAGTTGTTTCTCATGAAAAACACCAGACCCCATTGAAAATGAGGCATAAGGTCAGGTGCAACACAGAGATACcccatcttaattttaaaattttattagaaaaataaaaattatattaaattttaaaatgaggtagAAAGTATCAGAGTACAGGGAAATCAGGAGAGCTTTGATCCAGGTGTCCTCATTCTCAGGACGGCCGTAAAGGTGGACTGTGGGGGTCTGGAAGCAACCCTTTCCCCTTGGAGGGCAGAATCCCCCCACTCCCCATCCCTACCCTTTGCCCCCACCCAGAGGATCTGGTGGCCCCCCACCGAGGTCCCCTCCCCGGGCTCTCTTGGGTGACTCACCGTCCTCCCTGGAGACTGTCTGTCTTGTAATGATGTTCCCGTGTCCAATCTGGATGGCTTCGGAGTTTGCAATGGAAATCTGGCTGTTGGGTCCATTCTGGCAGATCATGTTGATTGGATTGTGCTGGTAAATAATTGAGGCCGACTTTGCTCTTCTTCCAGAATCTTCTGCAAAATAATATTCAACTGCATCCCTTCGCCACTCTCTATGGGTCAGGGGTTCCCAATACCAGTCGGCAGCACCAAATTCTCCTGGGGAGCTTATTAAAATACCCTGGGCGTTCCGAGTCAGTAGGGCCAAGTGGGAGGCCAGAGCTGGGTGTTTAACAGACACCACAGGTACCTCAGAGGGAGCCTCACTTGAAAATAGCCACTGTGAGTCACCCTACCTGTGTCTTTTGCTGCCTCCATGGCTGGGCCGCCATGATTGCTGGCTGGGAGGACCGCAGGGGCCCCACACTGCTCTCCCTAGGGGGCAGCCACAGCCCGGACCCCCGAGCACCTGCACCATTGCCCTTTTCCCTTGAGTAGTGGCCGAGAGACAGCAGCCCATTGGGCCAGATCGGTCGTGTTTGGCTCCCATGACATTTTCAATATTTGAATTTGTCACTAGTGTTTAGAATCTGGTGGCTGTCACGCGTTATTCCTccttcacagcagccctaggaTGCTGAGACCCCCTCGGGCACCCGTTGTGAGTAGCAGAGTCAGCCCCGCAGGGGTTGAGGCAGGCACCTGCCCAGACTGTGTGGGGCCCATCACCACCCTCCGGGGTCTCAGCTCCTGTGCCTTTGTGAGCTCTTCCCccatacacaaatatttaaattacattgTATAGCAAGGATAACCCAggctggatttttaaattttattttattttatttttttggggacagagttttgcttttgttgcccaggctggagtgcaatggcgcaatctcagctcagtgcaacctct
This window of the Gorilla gorilla gorilla isolate KB3781 chromosome 21, NHGRI_mGorGor1-v2.1_pri, whole genome shotgun sequence genome carries:
- the ZBP1 gene encoding Z-DNA-binding protein 1 isoform X2, with the protein product MAQAPADLGREAERPQQHAATIPETPGPQFSQQREEDIYRFLKDNGPQRALVIAQALGMRTAKDVNRDLYRMKSRHLLDMDEQSKAWTIYRPEDSGRRAKSASIIYQHNPINMICQNGPNSQISIANSEAIQIGHGNIITRQTVSREDGSAGPHHLPSMAPGDSSTWGTLVDPWGPQDIHMERSILRRVQLGHSNEMRLHGVPSEGPAHIPPGSPPVSATAAGPEASFEARIPSPGTHPEGEAAQRIHMKSCFLEDATIGNSNKMSISPGVAGPGGVAGSGEGEPGQDAGRRPADTQSRSHFPRDIGQPITPSHSKLTPKLETMTLGNRSHKAAEGSHHVDEASHEGSWWGGGI